TATCACCCTTGTCGACCATTTCATAGCAGTAATCACCACAGGCCGTTAAAACCGAGTTCTGGCTAGGAAATGAGTAACTAGGATTCAAGTAGGTTGTGTCCAAATATACCTCATCAATAATGGTACTGTTCTTACTCCAGTTATCATGTTTCCCACTCAAAGGACTCCGAAGTATTGGCAACCACCTGTTGACCTCGTCTATATGTTGTTTCGATGCCCTGAAATCACCAGTATGAAGAATTACCTTCCGACGACCCCTACTACGAGGCCAGCTACCAGCTATTAGCATGATTGCCGACCCAGGACAATGATTGGCATCCAAGAATACAACCTGTAGACCGTCAACAGAAGTTTGTTGGTCCATTGGAATCTCCCTTATTATAGATGGATCAACTTTCAAATACATTTGAATCAATCTACTAGTAGTTTCAGTGCAATAGACTAGGCCGTGATCCCACTTAGATCCTAGCCCCATGTAATGATCCGAGTGGAAATGACTGAGAAAATACTTATTGACACCATTGATAGGGCCAAAATTAAATGCGTCCACTGCAATCGTCTCTTGCTCAAACTCTATAATTTTATAAAATGGCATACGCACACGGGCCTGGGATTCTGACAAAGCAGTCTTGTCGCTGTTGGACTTACTAGGTACCAGATCTGTACCTGTTTCCTTTGCAGTAGTTGAAGATGGACCAACATTAATGACAATCTCAGTACCGGTCAAATCTTCAACCAATGAACTAGGAACCCCTGTTAACCCTCCGAAATTGTTCGTTCTATCACTTAATTCCGTCTTACCAGTaggcttttttttgtgttcAGTCACTGACTCCTCGAAGCTTACTACTGGCTCTGTCTTGTCTTCTGATGTGTAGTCTACATGCTCAATTTTTCGCTTTAACAAGTTCGTAGAAGTGTTTTCTTGCTCAGAAACTGTATCAATTCCGGACTCCAATTCTCTCCttaatttgttttctgaGTATATCtcaacatcatcgtcaATTTCTTTATCCCACAACTCGGTCGGATCAATATTTTGACTGTcctcaacatcatcaaatAGAATATCATTAAACGTATCTTTGTCTGTATTCACCAGTACGTCTTCTTGTATGACCTGTCGTCGGGTCTCTTCAAATTCCGACTTTACGTCTCGGTTTTGATCAGCAGACATATCTCTAACGTCTGCAGCGCCATCACCAGTGCTTGAAGAATCCACATCATTGATCAGTGATCCTTCAATACAGGCATTTACATGTAGCTCTCTTGCTTGCAAGTCATGTTTAGACAAATCCATTGAACAGATAGGACATAaaacatcagcagctgcaatCTCCTGACAATAACTTGGCTGCTTCTTGGCAACAGACTGAAAAAAGCTCGTGACATTGTCCTGAGACAGAAAGCTACGGCTACTAGCATTCACAAATATAGCACCACTATTTGAACCATcagtagaagtagaagcTGGCGATGTTGTCCTTAACGACGGGCTGTTGCTAGACTgcctggtgctggtaacaAAATGATTGCTCGTGATTCTAGTATTAGACTTTAGGATGATAtcctttttcttgcttctATTGAGACCACTTCTTTTGGCCATTTTTATTGTGCTGAATACCGTTTCTTTCAACGTTCGCCATATCAATTACGTCATCATTTTCACACTTGCAATAGATCTAATATGATCATATAACGGTTTTCGGTCATAGTATCGCGCTTCGCGTTGAAGTGGCGTTGACAATCCTCTTCCTAACCCATATCAATTCAGGCATTAAATGTCCAGGGTACCA
The Sugiyamaella lignohabitans strain CBS 10342 chromosome A, complete sequence genome window above contains:
- the PSO2 gene encoding Pso2p (Nuclease required for DNA single- and double-strand break repair; acts at a post-incision step in repair of breaks that result from interstrand cross-links produced by a variety of mono- and bi-functional psoralen derivatives; induced by UV-irradiation; forms nuclear foci upon DNA replication stress; GO_component: GO:0005634 - nucleus [Evidence IEA,IEA]; GO_component: GO:0005634 - nucleus [Evidence IC] [PMID 1736091]; GO_component: GO:0005634 - nucleus [Evidence IDA] [PMID 22842922]; GO_function: GO:0008409 - 5'-3' exonuclease activity [Evidence IDA,IMP] [PMID 15590324]; GO_function: GO:0003684 - damaged DNA binding [Evidence IMP] [PMID 7035927]; GO_function: GO:0004527 - exonuclease activity [Evidence IEA]; GO_function: GO:0016787 - hydrolase activity [Evidence IEA,IEA]; GO_function: GO:0046872 - metal ion binding [Evidence IEA]; GO_function: GO:0004518 - nuclease activity [Evidence IEA]; GO_process: GO:0006281 - DNA repair [Evidence IEA]; GO_process: GO:0006281 - DNA repair [Evidence IMP] [PMID 1736091]; GO_process: GO:0006974 - cellular response to DNA damage stimulus [Evidence IEA]; GO_process: GO:0006302 - double-strand break repair [Evidence TAS] [PMID 12509272]; GO_process: GO:0036297 - interstrand cross-link repair [Evidence IGI,IMP] [PMID 22912599]; GO_process: GO:0090305 - nucleic acid phosphodiester bond hydrolysis [Evidence IEA]), with amino-acid sequence MAKRSGLNRSKKKDIILKSNTRITSNHFVTSTRQSSNSPSLRTTSPASTSTDGSNSGAIFVNASSRSFLSQDNVTSFFQSVAKKQPSYCQEIAAADVLCPICSMDLSKHDLQARELHVNACIEGSLINDVDSSSTGDGAADVRDMSADQNRDVKSEFEETRRQVIQEDVLVNTDKDTFNDILFDDVEDSQNIDPTELWDKEIDDDVEIYSENKLRRELESGIDTVSEQENTSTNLLKRKIEHVDYTSEDKTEPVVSFEESVTEHKKKPTGKTELSDRTNNFGGLTGVPSSLVEDLTGTEIVINVGPSSTTAKETGTDLVPSKSNSDKTALSESQARVRMPFYKIIEFEQETIAVDAFNFGPINGVNKYFLSHFHSDHYMGLGSKWDHGLVYCTETTSRLIQMYLKVDPSIIREIPMDQQTSVDGLQVVFLDANHCPGSAIMLIAGSWPRSRGRRKVILHTGDFRASKQHIDEVNRWLPILRSPLSGKHDNWSKNSTIIDEVYLDTTYLNPSYSFPSQNSVLTACGDYCYEMVDKGDIPTCSKSKTIYNYFTRVLSSDSKPKSSTINPVIFVGSYTIGKERLAIHIAQRLNYKIFAQRRKMTTLQVLQDENLTSLLSDDGLKANVHIVSMRDLNLKSLQEQWQYLKKTFTHLLAFQPTGWTFRGPKSSKEDSSNLEARESIQRDLENGPHSPQFTLTELEKCRKMSGNIQIFRVPYSEHSSFAELEYFCSSIRTSRIIPTVDTSNPRSRARMSYYLNSWRHL